A genomic stretch from Vibrio algarum includes:
- the pdxA gene encoding 4-hydroxythreonine-4-phosphate dehydrogenase PdxA gives MTRLKHNNADKKIIVTAGEPAGIGPDLVLALSQHNWAHQIIVCADKNLLAQRAVELGIEVNLIDYDVAIAAKPQQAGSLVVEHIQLAEPSVSGQLNEKNGHYVLATLERANDGCMSGEFDAVVTGPVHKGVINRAGVAFSGHTEFFAEKSNTPLVVMMLATEGLRVALVTTHLPLAYISKAVTAERLESIIRILHDDLVNKFAIQTPKIYVCGLNPHAGEEGCLGDEEIKTITPTLEKLRADYGFDLIGPLPADTIFNEKYLEEADTVLGMYHDQVLPVLKYKGFGRSVNITLGLPYIRTSVDHGTALELAGTGQADTGSFQTALKHAIELVEKKPFVER, from the coding sequence ATGACGAGGCTGAAGCACAATAATGCTGACAAAAAAATAATTGTTACTGCTGGCGAACCAGCAGGGATAGGGCCGGATCTTGTATTGGCCTTATCACAACATAACTGGGCACATCAGATTATTGTCTGTGCCGATAAAAACCTATTGGCACAAAGAGCGGTAGAGCTCGGCATTGAGGTTAATTTAATTGATTACGATGTGGCTATTGCTGCGAAACCCCAACAAGCAGGTTCGTTAGTCGTCGAGCATATTCAATTAGCTGAGCCGTCAGTATCTGGCCAATTAAACGAAAAAAATGGCCACTATGTCCTCGCAACACTAGAACGCGCAAATGACGGCTGCATGAGCGGTGAATTTGATGCAGTTGTAACCGGTCCCGTTCACAAAGGTGTGATTAATCGTGCTGGTGTCGCTTTTAGTGGGCACACGGAATTTTTTGCCGAAAAATCGAATACTCCTTTAGTTGTCATGATGTTAGCAACAGAAGGGTTACGCGTTGCTTTGGTCACAACACATTTACCTTTAGCATATATATCAAAAGCCGTTACAGCAGAGCGACTAGAGAGTATAATCCGCATCCTTCATGATGACTTGGTAAATAAATTCGCCATTCAAACACCTAAAATCTATGTTTGTGGGCTAAACCCTCACGCAGGAGAAGAAGGTTGTTTAGGCGATGAAGAGATTAAAACCATCACGCCTACACTCGAGAAACTTCGAGCTGATTATGGTTTTGATTTAATCGGGCCACTGCCTGCAGATACCATTTTTAATGAAAAGTATTTAGAAGAAGCAGACACTGTACTAGGCATGTACCATGACCAAGTTCTACCTGTTTTGAAATATAAAGGCTTTGGACGATCTGTAAATATTACTCTTGGTCTACCTTATATTAGAACATCTGTCGATCACGGTACGGCACTCGAGTTGGCAGGAACAGGGCAAGCGGACACAGGAAGTTTCCAAACAGCTCTAAAGCACGCGATTGAATTAGTTGAGAAAAAACCTTTTGTTGAGAGATAA
- the rsmA gene encoding 16S rRNA (adenine(1518)-N(6)/adenine(1519)-N(6))-dimethyltransferase RsmA — translation MIMRNDVHLGHKARKRFGQNFLNDPYVIDGIVSAINPLPGQNLVEIGPGLGAITEPVGKEVDKFTVIELDRDLAERLRNHPDLSSKLTIYEGDAMQFDFTQLVKPNNKLRIFGNLPYNISTPLMFHLFEFHKDIQDMHFMLQKEVVNRLAAGPGSKTYGRLTVMAQYYCKIVPVLEVPPTAFIPPPKVDSAVVRLVPYEELPYPATSLKWLDSVCRAGFNQRRKTVRNCYKSLLDTETLESLGVNPGMRPENLTLKQFVDMANWLDKNHA, via the coding sequence ATAATAATGAGAAATGATGTCCACTTGGGACACAAAGCGCGGAAACGTTTTGGCCAAAACTTCCTAAATGATCCTTATGTTATTGATGGTATTGTTTCTGCTATCAACCCTTTACCGGGCCAAAACCTTGTCGAAATTGGACCAGGGCTTGGCGCGATTACAGAGCCTGTAGGTAAAGAAGTCGATAAGTTTACAGTCATCGAACTGGATAGAGACCTCGCTGAACGCTTGCGTAATCACCCGGATCTTTCGTCAAAATTGACGATTTACGAAGGTGATGCAATGCAGTTTGATTTTACGCAATTAGTAAAGCCAAACAATAAATTACGTATATTTGGTAACTTACCTTACAACATTTCCACTCCATTGATGTTCCATCTTTTTGAATTTCATAAAGATATTCAAGATATGCACTTCATGCTACAAAAAGAAGTGGTCAATCGTTTGGCAGCGGGCCCTGGCAGCAAGACTTATGGTCGTTTGACCGTAATGGCTCAATATTACTGTAAAATAGTTCCAGTATTAGAAGTACCGCCAACCGCTTTTATACCGCCACCGAAAGTCGATTCAGCTGTTGTTCGCTTGGTCCCTTACGAAGAGCTACCTTACCCTGCGACAAGCTTAAAATGGCTAGATAGCGTATGTAGAGCTGGTTTCAACCAAAGACGCAAAACCGTTAGAAACTGCTATAAAAGTCTGCTAGATACAGAAACACTAGAGTCATTAGGTGTTAATCCAGGCATGCGCCCTGAGAACCTAACGCTTAAACAGTTTGTCGATATGGCAAACTGGTTAGATAAAAATCACGCTTAA
- the apaG gene encoding Co2+/Mg2+ efflux protein ApaG: MDVTQPCVKCQVQAKYVEEQSQPENKRYVFAYIITIKNLSNQTVQLTGRRWLITDSDGKQLTVEGEGVVGKQPFINSNDEYTYTSATAIETPVGVMQGQYIMHDANGSEFIVDLEPFSLAIPNILN, translated from the coding sequence ATGGACGTTACTCAACCTTGTGTCAAATGCCAAGTACAAGCGAAATACGTAGAAGAACAATCTCAACCAGAGAATAAACGTTACGTATTTGCTTATATTATTACTATCAAAAATCTAAGTAACCAGACCGTTCAACTTACCGGAAGACGCTGGTTAATTACAGATTCTGATGGAAAACAATTAACCGTAGAAGGCGAAGGCGTTGTGGGAAAGCAGCCTTTTATTAACAGCAATGACGAATATACCTATACCAGCGCAACCGCAATAGAGACTCCAGTAGGTGTAATGCAAGGCCAATACATCATGCATGATGCCAACGGCTCTGAGTTCATCGTAGACCTAGAACCTTTTAGCTTAGCTATCCCAAATATTTTAAATTAA
- the folA gene encoding type 3 dihydrofolate reductase encodes MKISMIAAMAKNRVIGKENQMPWHLPADFVWFKRCTLGKPVIMGRKTYDSIGRPLPGRQNIVISRDTSLKIEGVDCVSSIEEAIEMASDQNEIMIIGGGSIYQACLEKANCLYLTFIDLDVEGDTQFPDWKQGWRETYSESFVADEKNAHDMRFVVLER; translated from the coding sequence ATGAAAATTAGCATGATAGCCGCAATGGCTAAAAATAGAGTGATAGGAAAAGAAAACCAGATGCCTTGGCACTTACCTGCGGACTTCGTATGGTTTAAGCGCTGTACATTAGGAAAGCCAGTTATTATGGGCCGAAAAACTTATGATTCGATTGGTCGTCCACTCCCTGGACGACAAAATATTGTCATTAGCCGAGATACCTCACTAAAAATAGAGGGTGTAGATTGCGTCAGCTCTATTGAAGAAGCGATTGAAATGGCTAGTGATCAAAATGAAATCATGATCATTGGCGGTGGTTCGATTTACCAAGCTTGCTTGGAAAAAGCAAATTGCCTTTATCTCACGTTTATTGATTTAGATGTAGAAGGTGACACACAATTTCCAGACTGGAAACAAGGGTGGCGAGAAACCTATTCGGAGTCATTTGTCGCTGATGAAAAGAATGCTCATGACATGCGGTTTGTTGTTTTAGAGAGATAG
- a CDS encoding threonine/serine exporter family protein, with protein MGGIMELLLGLLNDMFFASIPAVGFALVFNVPQKALKYCAIGGAIGHGSRYLMLQYGVPIEWATFCAATIVGMIGVYWSHQFLAHPKVFTVAALIPMVPGVFAFKAMIALVEINHLGYTPELVSVLMENFLKAMFIIAGLAIGLAMPGLLFYRRRSVI; from the coding sequence ATGGGTGGGATAATGGAATTATTGCTAGGTCTTCTTAATGATATGTTTTTTGCCTCGATTCCAGCTGTAGGTTTTGCCTTAGTGTTTAATGTACCCCAAAAAGCATTAAAATATTGCGCTATTGGTGGTGCTATTGGACATGGCTCTCGATATCTTATGCTTCAATATGGTGTTCCGATTGAGTGGGCAACGTTTTGCGCTGCTACTATCGTCGGTATGATCGGTGTTTATTGGTCTCATCAATTTTTGGCTCATCCTAAAGTGTTTACTGTAGCAGCGTTAATACCAATGGTTCCAGGTGTCTTTGCTTTTAAAGCTATGATAGCGTTGGTAGAGATAAATCACTTAGGTTATACGCCGGAGTTAGTCTCTGTATTGATGGAGAATTTTTTGAAAGCGATGTTTATTATTGCTGGTCTTGCTATTGGGTTAGCAATGCCAGGCTTACTATTCTATCGACGTCGGTCGGTAATTTAG
- a CDS encoding threonine/serine exporter family protein, protein MEDKQRAISRLVAQAGQMLLAHGAESTLVGDIMRRMGIASGADEVEVSLSANSIVVTTFIQERCMTTTRRAPDRGINMRVVTQIQRICIMMEKGVLNYSFAQERLNKISPARYNRWIVVLMIGLSCASFSHLAGGDWSIFAMTFLASATGMIVRQEIGHRHFNPLINFAVTAFVTTLISAQAMILDIGNDPFIAMASSVLMLVPGFPLINSVADMVKGYINIGIARFVMGSLLTLATCLGIVGAMTVVGVWGWVG, encoded by the coding sequence ATAGAAGACAAGCAACGAGCTATCTCTAGATTAGTCGCGCAAGCGGGACAAATGTTATTAGCGCATGGAGCGGAAAGTACCTTAGTTGGTGATATTATGCGTCGTATGGGGATCGCCAGCGGTGCAGATGAAGTAGAGGTGTCACTTTCTGCTAACTCGATTGTTGTGACAACTTTTATTCAGGAACGGTGCATGACGACCACAAGACGAGCACCAGATCGTGGCATAAACATGCGGGTTGTTACCCAGATTCAACGCATATGTATCATGATGGAAAAGGGTGTGCTGAACTATTCTTTTGCTCAAGAGCGTCTGAACAAGATTAGCCCTGCGAGATATAATCGCTGGATTGTGGTTTTGATGATAGGTCTGTCATGTGCTTCTTTTAGCCATTTAGCTGGTGGGGATTGGTCCATTTTCGCTATGACATTTTTAGCATCAGCTACGGGGATGATTGTGAGACAGGAAATTGGTCACAGACATTTCAACCCTCTAATAAACTTTGCCGTGACGGCTTTTGTTACTACTTTGATATCTGCTCAAGCGATGATCTTGGATATCGGTAACGATCCTTTTATAGCAATGGCTTCTTCCGTTTTGATGTTGGTCCCTGGATTTCCATTAATTAATTCTGTTGCTGATATGGTTAAAGGGTATATCAATATTGGTATCGCTCGTTTTGTTATGGGCAGTTTATTAACTCTTGCGACTTGTTTAGGTATTGTTGGCGCAATGACGGTGGTCGGTGTATGGGGATGGGTGGGATAA
- the cgtA gene encoding Obg family GTPase CgtA, whose product MKFVDEAVVKIEAGDGGNGIVSFWREKFITKGGPDGGDGGDGGDIYLVADENLNTLIDYRFQRFYAAERGQNGRGGNCTGKRGQDKILKVPVGTRAVDIHTNEVVGEVAEHGKQVMIAKGGWHGLGNTRFKSSVNRAPRQKTMGTKGEVRELRLELLLLADVGMLGLPNAGKSTFIRSVSAAKPKVADYPFTTLIPSLGVVSVVPEKSFVVADIPGLIEGAADGAGLGIRFLKHLERCRVLLHMVDILPIDGSDPVQNALTIIDELEQYSEKVSKKPRWLIFNKVDLLPEEEADEKIQEILDALGWEEQFFKISAVNKSGTKELCYKLADFMEALPREEVELTEEEKVDFMWDDYHKDAMSGKDVITEDGWDDDDWDDDDEDDGHVIYVRD is encoded by the coding sequence ATGAAGTTCGTAGATGAAGCGGTAGTAAAAATAGAAGCAGGTGATGGCGGTAACGGCATTGTTAGTTTCTGGCGAGAAAAATTTATTACCAAAGGTGGCCCTGACGGTGGTGATGGTGGTGATGGTGGTGATATATATCTCGTTGCCGACGAAAACCTGAATACTCTTATCGATTATCGCTTTCAGCGTTTTTATGCTGCTGAGCGTGGTCAAAATGGTCGAGGCGGTAACTGTACTGGCAAGCGTGGTCAAGACAAAATACTTAAAGTGCCAGTCGGTACTCGTGCCGTTGATATACACACCAATGAAGTTGTTGGTGAAGTAGCGGAACATGGCAAACAAGTGATGATCGCCAAAGGCGGTTGGCATGGATTAGGTAATACCCGTTTTAAATCTTCGGTTAATAGGGCTCCACGTCAAAAGACAATGGGTACTAAAGGAGAAGTAAGAGAGCTACGTTTAGAGCTTCTTCTTTTAGCTGATGTAGGAATGTTGGGATTACCTAATGCTGGTAAATCGACGTTTATTCGCTCTGTTTCTGCAGCAAAGCCTAAAGTTGCAGATTATCCATTTACGACCTTAATACCTAGTTTAGGTGTGGTAAGTGTTGTTCCTGAGAAAAGTTTTGTTGTTGCAGACATACCTGGGTTGATCGAAGGTGCAGCTGATGGTGCTGGTTTAGGTATACGCTTCCTTAAACACCTAGAACGTTGTCGTGTCTTACTTCATATGGTAGATATTCTACCTATCGATGGTAGTGACCCAGTGCAGAATGCGCTCACCATTATTGATGAGTTAGAGCAATACAGTGAAAAAGTATCTAAGAAACCACGTTGGTTGATCTTCAACAAAGTCGATCTTCTTCCTGAAGAAGAAGCAGATGAAAAGATCCAAGAGATCTTAGATGCACTCGGATGGGAAGAACAATTCTTCAAGATATCTGCTGTAAATAAAAGTGGTACAAAAGAGCTTTGCTACAAGTTAGCGGATTTCATGGAAGCACTGCCACGCGAAGAAGTTGAGCTGACTGAAGAAGAAAAAGTCGACTTTATGTGGGATGATTACCACAAAGACGCCATGTCTGGTAAAGATGTTATTACAGAAGATGGTTGGGATGATGACGATTGGGATGACGACGATGAAGATGACGGGCACGTTATCTATGTTCGTGACTAA
- the rpmA gene encoding 50S ribosomal protein L27, with translation MAHKKAGGSTRNGRDSESKRLGVKRFGGESVLAGNIIVRQRGTKFHAGTNVGIGKDHTLFALSEGKVKFEVKGPKNRKFVSIEAE, from the coding sequence ATGGCACACAAAAAAGCTGGCGGTTCTACTCGTAACGGTCGCGATTCAGAAAGCAAACGTCTTGGCGTTAAGCGTTTTGGTGGCGAATCAGTTTTAGCGGGTAATATCATCGTTCGTCAACGTGGTACTAAGTTCCACGCGGGCACAAACGTTGGTATCGGTAAAGACCATACTCTTTTCGCTCTATCTGAAGGTAAAGTGAAATTTGAAGTTAAAGGTCCTAAAAACCGTAAATTCGTAAGCATCGAAGCTGAATAA
- the rplU gene encoding 50S ribosomal protein L21 — translation MYAVFQSGGKQHRVSEGQTLRLEKLDVETGATVEFDTVLMVANGEEIAVGAPLVEGGRVTAEVIQHGRGDKVKIVKFRRRKHSRKQQGHRQWFTEVKITGISA, via the coding sequence ATGTACGCTGTTTTCCAATCTGGTGGTAAACAACACCGAGTAAGCGAAGGTCAAACCCTTCGTTTAGAGAAATTAGACGTTGAAACTGGCGCAACAGTTGAGTTCGATACTGTTCTTATGGTAGCTAATGGCGAAGAAATTGCTGTTGGCGCACCTCTTGTTGAGGGCGGTAGAGTAACTGCGGAAGTGATTCAACACGGTCGTGGCGATAAAGTTAAAATCGTTAAGTTCCGTCGTCGTAAGCACTCTCGTAAGCAACAAGGCCACCGTCAGTGGTTCACTGAAGTGAAAATCACTGGCATTAGCGCTTAA
- the ispB gene encoding octaprenyl diphosphate synthase, producing the protein MDFKAIQALTANDMAKVNEIIQDQLNSEVTLINQLGFYIISGGGKRIRPLLALLSAKALGYQGKDHQMAAAFIEFIHTATLLHDDVVDESDMRRGKETANIAFGNASSILVGDYMYTRSFQMMTSLGSLKILSLMSEAVNVISEGEVQQLINCNDPNTSEESYMQVIYSKTARLFESATQIGAILSDAPEEIERAMQNYGKYLGTAFQLIDDVLDYTANGKEMGKNVGDDLAEGKPTLPLLYAMQNGNKQQSAMIQEAIEKANGMEKLDDILAAMNETGSLEYTTQLAYNEADKAIAELAILPESKYKEALIALAHLAVKRNK; encoded by the coding sequence ATGGATTTTAAAGCTATCCAAGCACTTACTGCCAATGATATGGCAAAAGTAAACGAAATAATTCAAGATCAATTAAACTCAGAGGTTACTTTAATTAATCAACTGGGGTTTTATATTATTAGTGGTGGTGGAAAACGCATTAGGCCCCTACTCGCCCTTTTATCGGCTAAAGCTCTTGGTTATCAGGGTAAAGATCACCAAATGGCAGCGGCTTTCATTGAGTTTATTCATACGGCAACCTTGCTTCATGATGACGTTGTCGATGAATCAGACATGCGCAGAGGAAAAGAAACTGCCAATATCGCTTTTGGCAATGCATCTAGCATTCTTGTTGGCGATTACATGTATACCCGCTCATTCCAAATGATGACCAGCTTAGGATCCTTAAAGATCCTTTCTTTAATGAGTGAAGCCGTAAACGTCATTTCTGAGGGCGAAGTTCAGCAGTTGATCAATTGTAATGATCCTAATACTTCAGAAGAAAGTTATATGCAGGTCATCTATTCGAAAACGGCACGGCTATTTGAATCTGCGACTCAGATTGGCGCAATTTTAAGTGATGCACCAGAAGAAATTGAACGAGCGATGCAAAACTACGGTAAATATCTAGGGACAGCATTCCAGTTGATTGATGACGTTCTTGATTACACCGCTAACGGCAAAGAGATGGGGAAAAACGTAGGTGATGATCTAGCAGAGGGAAAACCAACACTTCCTCTTCTTTATGCCATGCAAAATGGTAACAAACAGCAAAGTGCAATGATTCAGGAAGCCATTGAGAAAGCAAATGGCATGGAAAAACTAGACGATATTCTCGCGGCTATGAATGAAACAGGCTCTTTGGAATACACCACTCAACTGGCGTATAACGAAGCAGATAAAGCAATAGCTGAACTCGCTATACTGCCAGAGTCAAAATATAAAGAAGCATTAATCGCACTCGCTCATCTTGCTGTAAAACGAAACAAGTAA
- a CDS encoding MurR/RpiR family transcriptional regulator: protein MSKLMKILESLSQNGNDAEIKIANQLLLPTTDISEMSAIALGKRCGVSNASIVRFAQRLGYKGYSVFKFDYMALQAQRSSRFLYTEQNNNNNSLQNIIKKSSYLLSENLEHSFESLTAEIVEKVSLLLFNAQRIAVFSHGPSSIVASHVMQKLLQLNKLVLFHSDGSLQDSFAHQLTDKDVVLVLNANGEASDIMARVEVAKKANCKIVAITRGGQSSLNTLSDITLTFSYSEDHLDMMSSVAQISQMAIFDILFFRLVGLIFEKESAADEKRKKEIFGLGVL, encoded by the coding sequence ATGTCTAAATTGATGAAAATATTAGAGTCGTTATCTCAAAATGGTAACGATGCTGAAATTAAAATTGCTAACCAGCTTCTTTTACCTACTACCGATATTTCTGAAATGAGCGCTATTGCTCTTGGTAAGCGTTGTGGAGTAAGTAATGCGTCTATAGTTCGTTTTGCGCAGAGATTGGGATATAAGGGATATTCTGTGTTTAAGTTCGACTACATGGCCTTGCAGGCGCAACGCAGTAGTCGTTTTTTGTATACCGAACAGAATAACAATAATAATTCATTACAGAATATTATTAAGAAATCGTCTTATCTATTGTCTGAAAATTTAGAACACTCTTTTGAATCACTTACCGCTGAAATTGTAGAAAAAGTGTCATTATTACTTTTTAATGCGCAACGAATCGCTGTATTTAGCCATGGTCCATCATCCATCGTTGCTTCCCATGTAATGCAAAAATTATTACAACTTAATAAGTTAGTGCTGTTTCATTCAGATGGTTCTTTACAAGATTCGTTCGCGCATCAGTTAACAGATAAAGACGTAGTCTTGGTATTAAATGCAAATGGTGAAGCCTCAGACATAATGGCCAGAGTTGAGGTTGCTAAGAAAGCTAATTGTAAAATTGTAGCGATTACTCGAGGTGGTCAATCAAGTCTTAATACGCTGTCTGATATAACTCTTACGTTTTCTTATAGTGAAGATCATCTAGATATGATGAGTAGTGTTGCTCAAATTTCGCAAATGGCGATATTTGATATTCTGTTTTTTAGGTTAGTTGGGTTGATATTTGAAAAAGAGTCGGCTGCTGATGAAAAGAGAAAAAAGGAAATATTTGGATTAGGTGTATTATAG
- the mdh gene encoding malate dehydrogenase, which translates to MKVAVIGAAGGIGQALALLLKNRLPAGTDLALYDIAPVTPGVAADLSHIPTPVSIKGYAGEDPTPALDGADVVLISAGVARKPGMDRADLFNVNAGIVKSLAEKIAVTCPKALVGIITNPVNTTVAIAADVLKKAGVYDKRRLFGVTTLDVIRSETFVAALKDKDPGDVRVPVIGGHSGVTILPLLSQVEGVEFTDEEVAALTTRIQNAGTEVVEAKAGGGSATLSMGQAACRFGMALVKALNGEEGVIECAYVEGSGEHARFFAQPVKLGKDGVEEVLSYGELSAFEKEALDGMLDTLNGDITIGEEFAK; encoded by the coding sequence ATGAAAGTAGCCGTTATTGGTGCCGCTGGTGGAATTGGACAAGCTCTTGCCCTACTACTGAAAAATCGCCTCCCAGCAGGTACTGATTTAGCCCTTTATGATATCGCGCCAGTTACACCTGGTGTTGCCGCTGATTTAAGCCATATCCCAACGCCAGTTTCTATCAAAGGTTACGCTGGTGAAGATCCAACGCCTGCGCTTGACGGTGCGGATGTTGTACTTATCTCTGCTGGTGTTGCTCGTAAACCCGGTATGGATCGCGCAGATTTGTTCAATGTAAATGCAGGGATTGTTAAGTCTTTAGCTGAAAAAATTGCGGTTACTTGTCCAAAAGCATTGGTTGGTATTATCACTAACCCCGTAAATACAACGGTTGCCATTGCTGCAGATGTACTAAAGAAAGCCGGTGTCTATGATAAGCGTCGCCTATTTGGTGTTACCACGCTTGATGTGATTCGTTCAGAAACTTTTGTTGCAGCATTAAAAGACAAAGATCCAGGCGATGTCCGTGTTCCAGTTATTGGTGGTCACTCCGGGGTAACGATTCTTCCTTTATTATCACAAGTTGAAGGCGTCGAGTTTACTGATGAAGAAGTCGCTGCGTTAACAACGCGTATTCAAAATGCTGGTACTGAAGTTGTAGAAGCCAAAGCGGGTGGCGGTTCTGCAACTTTATCTATGGGGCAAGCAGCCTGTCGCTTCGGTATGGCATTGGTTAAAGCGTTAAATGGCGAAGAGGGTGTCATTGAGTGTGCTTATGTTGAGGGCTCTGGTGAACACGCTCGCTTCTTCGCACAACCTGTTAAATTGGGTAAAGATGGTGTTGAAGAAGTATTAAGCTATGGTGAATTAAGTGCATTTGAAAAAGAAGCACTTGATGGAATGCTAGATACGTTGAATGGTGATATTACTATAGGCGAAGAGTTCGCTAAGTAG
- the argR gene encoding transcriptional regulator ArgR, which yields MRNTEKQDHLVKAFKAILKEEQFGSQGEIVDALKLEGFDNINQSKVSRMLTKFGAVRTRNAKMEMVYCLPAELGVPTTSSPLRELVLDIDHNNAIVVIHTGPGAAQLIARLLDSLGKSEGILGVVAGDDTIFITPTINVTTKQLFDSVCSLFEYSG from the coding sequence ATGCGCAATACAGAAAAACAAGATCATTTAGTTAAAGCCTTTAAAGCAATATTAAAAGAAGAACAATTTGGCTCTCAAGGTGAAATTGTTGACGCTCTGAAATTAGAGGGATTTGACAATATTAACCAATCCAAGGTTTCTCGAATGCTGACCAAATTTGGCGCAGTCAGAACAAGAAACGCAAAAATGGAGATGGTTTACTGTTTACCTGCTGAACTAGGCGTTCCCACGACCTCAAGTCCTCTGCGCGAGTTAGTTCTGGACATTGATCATAACAACGCCATTGTTGTTATACACACAGGTCCGGGAGCCGCTCAATTAATTGCTCGTCTACTCGACTCTTTAGGGAAATCAGAAGGCATACTCGGAGTAGTGGCTGGCGATGACACCATCTTCATTACACCGACAATAAATGTCACAACCAAGCAGTTGTTTGATTCTGTCTGTTCACTCTTTGAGTACTCAGGTTAA